One segment of Dolichospermum sp. DET69 DNA contains the following:
- a CDS encoding heme-copper oxidase subunit III, with protein MDSSVSPDELDHVSHEHGHDEEGSKMFGFIVFLLSESVIFLSFFTGYIVYKTTAVNWLPAGVSGLEIKEPSINTVILVASSFVIFFAEKALEKHDLKTYRLLLFLTMAMGSYFLYGQAVEWSQLEFGFTSGTFGGMFYLLTGFHGLHVFTGILLQSIVLFRSFLPGNFDNGHFGINATSLFWHFVDVIWIVLFLLIYVWQ; from the coding sequence ATGGATAGTTCTGTTTCTCCTGATGAATTAGATCATGTTAGTCATGAGCATGGACATGATGAAGAAGGCAGTAAAATGTTTGGTTTTATTGTTTTTCTGTTATCGGAAAGTGTAATCTTTTTAAGTTTCTTTACTGGTTATATTGTCTACAAAACTACTGCTGTTAATTGGTTGCCGGCTGGTGTTTCTGGTTTGGAAATCAAAGAACCCAGCATTAATACGGTTATTTTAGTTGCTAGTAGTTTTGTGATTTTCTTTGCAGAAAAGGCATTAGAAAAACATGACTTGAAAACTTATCGGTTGCTGTTGTTTTTAACAATGGCTATGGGTAGTTATTTCCTCTATGGCCAAGCGGTGGAATGGAGTCAACTGGAATTTGGCTTTACTTCTGGTACGTTTGGAGGAATGTTTTACCTATTAACTGGTTTTCACGGTTTGCACGTTTTTACCGGGATTCTCTTACAGTCAATAGTGTTATTTCGTTCTTTCCTTCCTGGTAACTTTGATAATGGCCATTTCGGCATAAATGCCACTTCTTTGTTTTGGCACTTTGTTGATGTTATCTGGATTGTTTTGTTTCTGCTTATTTACGTTTGGCAGTAA
- the ctaD gene encoding cytochrome c oxidase subunit I, translating into MTNIPIHIGGEPHHHEPPQTWRTYFSFSTDHKVIGIQYLVTSFMFFLVGGIFAMILRGELITPESDLIDRTVYNAMFTMHGTVMLFLWTFPSLVGLANYLVPLMIGARDMAFPRLNAVAFWMVPVVGILLMSSFFVPGGPAQSGWWAYPPVSTQNPTGNLINGQVLWLLAVAISGVSSIMGAVNFVTTIVKMRAPGMGFFRMPLFVWAVFSAQIIQLFGLPALTAGAVMLLLDITVGTAFFDPTKGGNPVMFQHYFWFYSHPAVYVIILPVFGIFSEIFPVYSRKPLFGYKVVAISSMLIAVVSGIVWVHHMYVSGTPGWLRLFFMVTTMFVSIPTGIKVFAWVATIWGGKIRLNTPMLFALGALVMFVFAGITGIMLSSVPVDVHVNNTYFVVGHFHYVLYGTVTMGLYAAIYHWFPKMTGRMFHEGWGKVHFWLAFIGTNLNFLPMHPLGLQGMLRRVASYSPDLVGWNIVASLGGFLLGMSTLPFIFNMLISWMDGEPATDNPWRAIGLEWTISSPPPVENFDEIPIVTCEPYGYGKSELMVSAEHE; encoded by the coding sequence ATGACTAACATCCCCATTCATATTGGTGGTGAGCCACATCACCACGAACCGCCTCAAACCTGGAGAACATACTTCAGCTTTAGCACAGACCATAAAGTCATCGGTATCCAATACCTCGTTACCTCCTTTATGTTCTTCCTGGTTGGCGGTATCTTCGCCATGATTTTACGCGGAGAACTCATCACCCCTGAATCCGACTTAATAGACCGCACAGTATACAATGCCATGTTCACCATGCACGGAACAGTTATGCTGTTTCTGTGGACATTTCCCTCCCTTGTTGGTTTAGCTAACTACCTTGTACCCCTGATGATTGGGGCGCGAGATATGGCATTTCCCCGCTTGAACGCCGTCGCTTTTTGGATGGTTCCTGTGGTGGGAATTCTCCTCATGTCCAGCTTCTTCGTTCCCGGTGGACCTGCTCAATCTGGTTGGTGGGCATATCCCCCCGTTAGTACCCAAAACCCCACAGGAAACTTGATTAACGGTCAAGTTCTTTGGTTATTAGCAGTGGCTATTTCCGGTGTCTCTTCCATTATGGGTGCGGTGAATTTTGTCACCACCATTGTGAAAATGCGAGCGCCGGGAATGGGTTTCTTTAGAATGCCCCTGTTTGTTTGGGCAGTATTTAGCGCCCAAATTATCCAATTATTTGGCCTGCCAGCTTTAACAGCCGGTGCTGTTATGTTGCTATTAGATATTACAGTCGGGACTGCCTTTTTTGACCCCACCAAAGGCGGAAATCCGGTAATGTTCCAGCATTATTTCTGGTTCTATTCTCACCCAGCGGTTTATGTAATCATTTTGCCAGTGTTCGGGATTTTCTCGGAAATCTTCCCGGTTTATTCCCGCAAACCTTTATTTGGTTACAAAGTCGTTGCTATCTCTTCAATGTTAATTGCTGTAGTTAGCGGCATTGTTTGGGTACACCATATGTATGTAAGTGGTACTCCTGGCTGGCTACGGTTATTTTTCATGGTGACAACCATGTTTGTATCTATTCCCACAGGGATTAAGGTATTTGCTTGGGTAGCCACTATTTGGGGCGGAAAAATTCGGCTAAATACACCCATGTTATTTGCTTTGGGTGCTTTGGTAATGTTTGTGTTTGCTGGGATTACAGGAATTATGCTTTCTTCTGTACCAGTAGATGTTCATGTTAACAATACCTATTTTGTAGTTGGACATTTCCATTATGTTCTCTATGGAACTGTAACTATGGGACTGTATGCAGCTATCTATCATTGGTTTCCCAAAATGACTGGCAGAATGTTCCACGAAGGTTGGGGAAAAGTCCATTTTTGGTTAGCTTTTATCGGCACAAATTTGAATTTCTTACCTATGCACCCATTAGGTTTGCAAGGGATGTTGCGCCGTGTTGCTTCCTATTCTCCAGATTTAGTTGGTTGGAATATTGTGGCTAGTTTGGGTGGTTTCTTGTTAGGAATGTCCACTCTTCCTTTCATCTTCAATATGTTAATTTCTTGGATGGACGGAGAGCCAGCTACTGATAATCCTTGGAGAGCAATTGGTTTAGAATGGACTATTTCTTCTCCTCCTCCTGTTGAGAATTTTGACGAAATTCCGATTGTTACTTGCGAACCTTATGGTTATGGCAAGTCTGAATTAATGGTATCTGCTGAACATGAGTAA
- a CDS encoding cytochrome c oxidase subunit II, translating to MNMRQVLNFLTIVTGAVAVTLTSLWIGKQAYYWLPPQAAAESHLIDDLFSFLVTLGSLIFLGVTATLFYSIAFHRVKANDLSDGPHIEGNVTLEVIWTAIPVMLVLWIAGYSYQVYEEMGIQGPSHQIHLHNPMKTETAYAMVDPASEAAVAEDLEHIDVSAKQWAWVFHYPENNVTSTELHLPSDRRVRLNLHSEDVLHGFYIPAFRLKQDIIPGNDLDFEFTPIRPGAYSLTDSQYSGTYFATMRAKVIVETPEEYHQWLTKAGSQKPSPAPNQAASEYAQKLENGINSGWKSVEPATPPLVNFSG from the coding sequence ATGAATATGCGGCAAGTTTTAAACTTTTTGACCATAGTTACTGGAGCAGTTGCTGTTACTCTTACTAGTCTCTGGATTGGTAAACAGGCTTATTATTGGCTACCTCCCCAAGCGGCTGCTGAATCTCATCTGATTGATGATTTATTTAGCTTTTTGGTAACATTAGGATCTTTAATTTTCCTGGGAGTAACTGCTACTCTCTTCTATTCCATCGCTTTTCATCGCGTGAAAGCTAATGATTTAAGTGATGGTCCCCACATTGAAGGTAACGTTACTTTAGAAGTAATTTGGACAGCAATCCCGGTGATGTTGGTGTTGTGGATTGCGGGTTATAGTTACCAAGTTTACGAAGAAATGGGTATCCAGGGACCATCTCACCAGATACATCTACATAATCCCATGAAGACGGAAACTGCCTATGCTATGGTAGATCCAGCTTCAGAAGCCGCAGTAGCTGAGGACTTAGAACACATTGATGTGTCAGCTAAACAGTGGGCTTGGGTGTTTCATTACCCAGAAAACAATGTTACCAGTACAGAATTACACTTACCAAGCGATCGCCGTGTCCGTCTAAATCTACATTCAGAAGACGTACTTCATGGCTTTTATATCCCCGCTTTTCGCCTCAAACAAGACATCATTCCTGGTAACGACCTCGACTTTGAATTTACCCCCATTCGCCCCGGTGCATATAGCCTAACGGACTCTCAGTATAGCGGTACATACTTTGCCACCATGCGAGCCAAGGTCATTGTGGAAACTCCAGAAGAGTATCACCAGTGGTTAACAAAAGCTGGCAGTCAGAAACCCAGCCCAGCCCCCAACCAAGCGGCTTCAGAATATGCCCAAAAACTAGAAAACGGCATTAACAGCGGTTGGAAAAGCGTTGAACCTGCAACCCCACCCTTAGTCAATTTCTCAGGTTAA
- a CDS encoding DUF2231 domain-containing protein, producing the protein MNSELLDQISQQMGANGLPYAIPIHPNLVHLTLGLFIIAIIFDILGVFFPLEKWLFRFLGIKVERSQLFDVGWYNIFAAAVITFFTVGAGFYEMLLAAPPADIKSPWGMLAMPTMMWHGVGGVLLLALIVGMTFWRGWQRYVIGKYEEREVQISYLVVGVVIMLLMYFHGTLGAHLAADFGVHNTADKLLRAGQDINQIFGNK; encoded by the coding sequence ATGAATTCAGAATTACTAGACCAAATTAGTCAGCAAATGGGTGCAAATGGTTTACCTTATGCCATTCCCATTCATCCTAATTTAGTGCATCTCACATTAGGTTTATTCATCATTGCCATTATCTTTGATATTTTAGGTGTCTTCTTCCCTTTGGAAAAATGGCTATTCAGATTTTTGGGAATTAAAGTTGAACGTTCTCAATTATTTGATGTGGGTTGGTACAACATTTTTGCTGCGGCTGTGATTACATTTTTCACAGTTGGTGCAGGTTTTTATGAAATGTTATTAGCAGCCCCACCAGCAGATATCAAAAGTCCTTGGGGAATGTTAGCAATGCCCACAATGATGTGGCATGGTGTCGGTGGTGTATTACTACTGGCTCTCATTGTTGGTATGACTTTTTGGCGAGGTTGGCAACGTTATGTTATCGGCAAATACGAAGAAAGAGAAGTACAAATTTCTTATCTAGTTGTTGGTGTAGTTATTATGTTGCTGATGTATTTTCATGGCACATTAGGAGCGCACCTAGCAGCAGATTTTGGTGTTCACAATACAGCCGATAAATTATTGCGAGCAGGACAAGATATTAATCAGATATTTGGTAACAAATAA
- a CDS encoding DUF2231 domain-containing protein encodes MLDFFTSLNEHNLPYPDPLHPIVVHFVIAMVLFSVFCDFAGYVTGKTTLFEVSWWNMCIATVAIFVAIIFGQFEAGLAKPYELAKSVLNVHTLIGWSLSGIIAAFTAWRYVLRSRNPKKLPFHYIAMAVLLTALVGFQVYLGDELVWVYGLHTVPVVEAVKDGILP; translated from the coding sequence ATGCTGGATTTTTTCACTTCATTGAATGAGCATAATTTACCATATCCAGATCCCTTACATCCTATCGTGGTTCACTTTGTAATTGCGATGGTTCTGTTTTCTGTTTTCTGTGATTTTGCTGGTTATGTAACTGGTAAAACTACTTTGTTTGAGGTGAGTTGGTGGAATATGTGTATTGCCACAGTTGCTATTTTTGTGGCAATTATTTTTGGTCAATTTGAGGCTGGTTTAGCTAAACCCTACGAACTTGCTAAATCAGTTTTAAATGTGCATACTCTCATTGGTTGGTCATTGTCAGGAATTATCGCGGCATTTACTGCTTGGCGCTATGTTTTGCGGAGTCGTAACCCGAAAAAACTCCCTTTTCATTACATAGCTATGGCAGTTTTATTAACGGCACTTGTTGGTTTTCAAGTATATCTCGGTGATGAACTTGTATGGGTGTATGGCTTACACACCGTACCTGTTGTGGAAGCGGTAAAGGATGGAATCTTGCCATGA
- a CDS encoding nitroreductase family protein, translated as MTSNTQIKALDVPSAIEQRRSIKTFKSDPISPELLKQLVELTVAAPSSFNVQSWRIVLVQDEAQKEALCAASWNQKQIIQAPVTFVFAADAAAGEKDITPILEQGAATGAWNEGTVNYFRNAIPQFQVSLGDKRREYAIKDAMIAATSLVLAAESLGLSTCFMNGWIEDQVKTIIGAENNPDIAIAVLVPVGYAAEPRLNPGRLPLSVNVSVDRLDNPYQG; from the coding sequence GTGACTTCAAACACCCAAATCAAAGCATTAGACGTACCTAGCGCCATAGAACAACGTCGTTCTATCAAAACCTTCAAATCAGATCCCATCTCCCCAGAACTACTCAAGCAACTGGTAGAATTAACCGTAGCTGCACCCAGTAGTTTTAACGTCCAATCTTGGAGAATAGTTTTAGTTCAAGACGAAGCCCAAAAAGAAGCGTTATGTGCAGCTTCTTGGAATCAAAAGCAAATTATTCAAGCGCCTGTTACCTTTGTTTTCGCTGCTGACGCTGCTGCGGGAGAAAAAGATATAACACCCATTTTAGAACAAGGTGCAGCCACTGGGGCTTGGAATGAGGGAACAGTTAATTACTTTAGAAATGCGATTCCTCAATTTCAGGTAAGCTTAGGAGACAAGCGCCGGGAATACGCCATTAAAGATGCGATGATAGCTGCTACAAGTTTAGTATTGGCGGCGGAAAGCTTGGGTTTATCTACCTGCTTCATGAATGGTTGGATTGAGGATCAAGTTAAAACCATCATTGGTGCGGAAAATAATCCAGATATAGCTATTGCTGTGTTAGTACCTGTAGGTTATGCAGCCGAACCTCGGTTAAATCCCGGTCGTTTACCATTGTCGGTTAATGTTTCTGTAGATAGACTAGATAACCCGTATCAAGGTTAA